One window of the Cydia amplana chromosome 26, ilCydAmpl1.1, whole genome shotgun sequence genome contains the following:
- the LOC134660320 gene encoding MIP18 family protein galla-2 yields the protein MTKVADNLNPHVYEKGSERQITSTDHDEDVVDEIDEREIFDIIRNINDPEHPLTLEDLRVLEEKNITVNNKENTVHVNFTPTIPHCSMATLIGLSIRVQLLRALPSRFKVTVTVTEGTHASEHAVNKQLADKERVAAALENNNLVQIINQCVSPLSL from the exons ATGACGAAGGTCGCCGATAATCTCAATCCTCACGTATACGAGAAGGGTTCAGAGCGTCAGATAACGTCTACAGACCACGACGAGGACGTCGTTGACGAGATAGATGAGCGGGAAATCTTCGATATCATACGCAACATCAACGACCCTGAACATCCGTTGACGCTGGAAGACCTGAGGGTGTTGGAGGAGAAGAATATTACTGTGAATAATAAGGAAAACACTGTGCATGTTAATTTCACGCCCACGATACCGCACTGCAGTATGGCTACACTCATAG GCCTATCAATCCGAGTCCAGCTTCTCCGAGCACTCCCAAGCCGGTTCAAAGTGACGGTAACCGTCACAGAGGGTACACATGCTTCCGAACATGCGGTGAACAAGCAGTTAGCGGACAAGGAGCGTGTCGCTGCTGCTCTGGAGAACAATAATCTTGTGCAGATTATTAATCAGTGTGTATCACCGTTGTCATTATAG
- the LOC134660049 gene encoding uncharacterized protein LOC134660049, with amino-acid sequence MYVRPILEYAFQAWSPYFAKDIDMLEKVQRSFTKLPRQLKNKPYEERLKELKLTTLKHRRERGDLIETYKILSGHYDLKDFHEMFKRNNNTRLRGHHLKLERHKSHSNPYKHFLSNRVVRAWNKLPEDVVSAQNVNQFKNQLDKHTYTSTCQ; translated from the coding sequence atgtacgtcAGACCCATACTGGAGTATGCTTTTCAAGCCTGGAGCCCTTACTTTGCCAAGGACATAGATATGCTGGAGAAGGTGCAACGGAGTTTCACGAAATTACCAAGGCAACTTAAGAACAAACCATATGAGGAGAGACTGAAGGAACTGAAGCTCACTACTCTTAAGCACCGCAGAGAACGTGGAGACCTAATAGAGACGTATAAAATACTCTCTGGGCACTATGACCTCAAGGATTTTCATGAAATGTTCAAGCGCAACAACAACACCCGTCTGAGAGGTCATCACTTAAAGTTAGAAAGgcataagtcccacagtaacccATACAAACACTTTTTGAGCAACCGAGTAGTGAGGGCTTGGAACAAACTTCCTGAAGATGTGGTCTCAGCACAAAATGTGAACCAATTTAAGAATCAACTAGACAAGCACACCTATACATCTACTTGTCAATGA